In Candidatus Defluviilinea proxima, a single genomic region encodes these proteins:
- a CDS encoding Rrf2 family transcriptional regulator produces MLKINRQTDYAVRVVLALAKRGEGIRLSTTEIQQEMLIPPALMTRIVAQLAREGLVNTFPGRDGGLMLPRPASQISLKDVVEAFEGPILLSECLKVKGEDDCPFQSNCPVRSKWGRVQVAMMREMAAISFEDLALEAAGIPVAMPSFV; encoded by the coding sequence ATGCTCAAGATCAACCGTCAAACCGATTATGCCGTCCGCGTGGTGCTCGCCCTTGCCAAACGAGGCGAAGGGATTCGTCTCTCAACCACAGAGATCCAGCAAGAAATGCTAATACCACCTGCATTGATGACCCGTATTGTGGCGCAACTGGCACGCGAGGGGCTGGTCAATACTTTCCCCGGGCGCGATGGCGGGTTGATGCTCCCCCGCCCCGCTTCACAGATCAGCCTAAAGGACGTAGTTGAGGCGTTCGAGGGACCGATTCTGCTTTCGGAGTGTTTAAAAGTCAAAGGTGAGGATGATTGTCCATTCCAATCCAATTGCCCGGTGCGCTCGAAATGGGGACGTGTGCAGGTGGCAATGATGCGCGAGATGGCGGCCATCTCATTTGAAGATTTGGCGCTGGAAGCGGCTGGCATCCCAGTGGCGATGCCGAGTTTTGTTTAG
- the cydB gene encoding cytochrome d ubiquinol oxidase subunit II yields MSYEFLQTLWFILIAVLWIGFFFLEGFDFGVGMLLPFLGKKDEERRAIINSIGSVWDGNEVWLLTAGGATFAAFPHWYATMFSGFYLALFLLLVGLIIRGVSFEYRSKDANPAWRNRFDWMIAIGSFLAALLLGAAFANLARGVPIDENMMFTGNLFTLLNPYGLLGGVTTVAIFLLHGANFLGIKLEGELRERVNAFAKKLWIATTILYIALGVFTYAAGFWARGIVNPGIVPIAAVVVLLVAGYFINQKMEGWSFIMVALNIVLTQVTFFSMTFPNVMLSTTNPLYSLTIYNASSSQYTLTVMSIVALIFVPIVLAYQGWTYYMFRKRISTDKKTLVY; encoded by the coding sequence ATGTCATACGAATTTCTTCAAACACTCTGGTTTATTCTGATCGCTGTCCTTTGGATCGGTTTCTTCTTCCTCGAAGGCTTCGATTTTGGTGTGGGCATGCTCCTACCCTTCCTCGGCAAGAAAGATGAAGAACGCCGAGCCATCATCAACTCCATCGGCTCCGTCTGGGATGGAAACGAAGTGTGGCTCCTCACAGCTGGTGGCGCAACCTTTGCCGCCTTCCCTCACTGGTACGCCACCATGTTCAGCGGTTTCTACCTCGCGCTCTTCCTTCTGTTGGTCGGTTTGATTATTCGCGGTGTTTCATTTGAATACCGCTCGAAGGATGCCAATCCTGCCTGGCGCAACCGCTTCGATTGGATGATCGCCATTGGCTCATTCCTGGCCGCTCTCCTACTTGGCGCCGCGTTTGCAAACCTCGCCCGTGGCGTGCCCATTGACGAAAACATGATGTTCACAGGCAATCTCTTCACACTGCTCAACCCCTACGGCTTGCTCGGCGGCGTGACCACTGTGGCCATCTTCCTGCTCCACGGCGCAAATTTCCTCGGCATCAAACTCGAAGGTGAACTTCGCGAACGCGTGAATGCCTTTGCCAAGAAGCTCTGGATCGCCACCACCATCCTGTACATCGCACTCGGTGTCTTCACCTACGCGGCTGGATTCTGGGCACGTGGCATTGTCAACCCTGGCATCGTACCAATTGCGGCTGTCGTTGTCTTGCTTGTTGCTGGCTACTTCATCAACCAAAAGATGGAAGGTTGGTCCTTCATCATGGTGGCGCTCAACATCGTGTTGACTCAGGTCACATTCTTCTCAATGACCTTCCCCAACGTGATGCTCTCCACCACTAACCCTCTCTACAGTCTCACCATCTACAACGCATCCTCATCTCAATACACGCTGACGGTCATGTCCATCGTCGCACTGATCTTCGTCCCCATCGTACTCGCCTACCAAGGCTGGACGTACTACATGTTCCGCAAGCGCATCAGTACTGACAAGAAAACACTGGTCTACTAG
- a CDS encoding FAD-dependent oxidoreductase, with protein MAKIVVIGAGFAGHTAALYLGNKLGRKHDITVISNRDVFGYVPSWVWVGVGHMKPEKTIFKLKSVYDKKHVKFVHAAAKEIHPDAGDQYVLGEEVGTGKEVRLDYDYLVIAPGPLLNFAGTPGLGPENGFTHSICSLPHAVKTRDAYLALCERMKKGEKVKIVIGTGHPGATCQGAAFEYIVNIHKDLLKKGLRDKADILWLSNEPAMGDFGVNGVQIKRNGHVMRSDEFIKAVFNDHGIRYQVQTGVTKVEAGKIHWQNYEGEEGTTEFDFSMLIPQFKGQPFKYIGKDGEDISSKLVNPAGFVLVDGKYGLPYAELAQTPEAWPAHYNNPTYPNVFAAGIAFAPPGPISKPFTNKNNVLIAPAPPRTGMVSGVIGRVVAMNIADLIEKGTMTHSERMTEMVAACIASMGDNLWDGNAVTIVMRPVVPDRKKYQNEYGRDLFVSHLEMGLSGAWMKFMLHYTFIWKFKGLFGWKLIPE; from the coding sequence ATGGCTAAGATCGTTGTTATCGGAGCAGGTTTTGCCGGGCACACTGCCGCATTGTATCTGGGGAATAAACTCGGCAGGAAACACGATATCACCGTCATCAGCAACCGCGATGTATTTGGATACGTACCGTCGTGGGTGTGGGTTGGCGTGGGGCACATGAAGCCTGAAAAGACCATCTTCAAACTCAAATCTGTATACGATAAAAAACATGTCAAATTCGTCCACGCCGCGGCAAAGGAGATTCATCCCGATGCTGGCGACCAGTATGTATTGGGCGAGGAAGTCGGCACAGGCAAGGAAGTCCGCCTTGATTACGATTACCTCGTCATCGCACCCGGCCCCTTACTGAACTTCGCCGGTACGCCCGGCCTTGGGCCTGAGAATGGTTTCACCCATTCCATTTGTTCACTTCCCCACGCTGTCAAAACTCGTGATGCCTATCTCGCCTTGTGCGAGCGCATGAAAAAAGGTGAGAAGGTAAAGATCGTGATCGGGACCGGCCACCCCGGTGCGACTTGTCAGGGTGCCGCATTTGAATACATCGTCAATATTCACAAAGACCTGCTCAAGAAAGGCCTACGCGATAAAGCCGATATCTTGTGGCTTTCGAACGAACCCGCTATGGGCGATTTCGGAGTCAATGGTGTGCAGATCAAACGCAATGGTCATGTGATGCGAAGCGATGAATTCATCAAGGCAGTGTTCAACGACCATGGCATCCGTTATCAAGTCCAGACCGGCGTCACAAAAGTTGAAGCGGGTAAGATCCATTGGCAAAACTATGAAGGCGAAGAAGGTACGACAGAGTTCGACTTTTCGATGCTTATCCCGCAGTTCAAAGGGCAACCGTTCAAATACATCGGCAAGGACGGTGAAGACATTTCGTCAAAGCTGGTCAACCCTGCTGGCTTTGTGCTTGTGGATGGAAAATACGGTCTTCCTTACGCCGAACTTGCTCAAACACCCGAAGCCTGGCCTGCCCATTACAATAATCCTACTTACCCGAACGTTTTTGCAGCTGGCATTGCCTTTGCACCTCCCGGACCCATTTCAAAACCATTCACCAACAAGAACAATGTTTTGATCGCCCCCGCCCCACCGCGTACCGGCATGGTCAGCGGTGTGATCGGACGCGTCGTCGCGATGAACATTGCCGACCTCATCGAAAAAGGGACAATGACCCACAGCGAACGTATGACCGAAATGGTTGCCGCATGCATCGCCTCGATGGGCGACAATCTTTGGGATGGCAACGCAGTCACCATTGTCATGCGACCCGTCGTTCCCGACCGCAAGAAATATCAGAACGAATACGGCCGCGATCTGTTCGTCTCGCATCTTGAAATGGGCTTGAGCGGCGCGTGGATGAAGTTCATGCTTCACTACACCTTCATCTGGAAATTCAAAGGCTTGTTTGGCTGGAAGCTGATCCCCGAATAG
- a CDS encoding cytochrome ubiquinol oxidase subunit I, whose protein sequence is MDTVLLSRLQFALTTIYHWLFVPLTLGMGWFVAFMQTRYYQTKDETWRKMAKFWGKLFLINFAIGVVTGIVQEFQFGMNWSEYSRYVGDIFGAPLAVEALLAFFMESTFLGVWVFGEGRVPEKVHLASIWLVAIGSNLSALWILLANGWMQHPVGYVINEANGRAELVNFFALIGNPKGWIFFWHTISDGLLMAAMVIIAVSGYHIFRKQNVEFFKKSFIIASVAGLVASVLVFLGGHTMGQYMYETQPMKFAAIEAHWETSQPADFSLLTIGDLSGKREVWSARVPGVLSFLACNNFTCEVKGVDDIQKEYEALYGPGDYIPLMVVTYWTFRIMMTFGFIMIGITAFFLWANMRGDITKAKWMKWAPSLLVLPYLANASGWILTEMGRQPWIVQGLLKVEDAVSPNLTNVDLLISLIGYTAVYGSLAVAMVKLMLKYAKAGPDAAMHESVDVAPSLVGADD, encoded by the coding sequence ATGGATACAGTCTTACTTTCTCGATTGCAGTTTGCTCTCACAACCATCTATCACTGGCTATTCGTACCATTGACGCTGGGGATGGGCTGGTTCGTGGCATTCATGCAAACCCGCTACTACCAAACCAAGGACGAGACTTGGCGTAAGATGGCAAAGTTCTGGGGAAAGTTGTTCCTGATCAATTTCGCCATTGGCGTGGTGACGGGTATCGTTCAGGAATTCCAGTTTGGTATGAACTGGAGTGAGTACAGTCGCTATGTTGGCGATATTTTCGGTGCACCGCTGGCTGTGGAAGCCCTGCTGGCATTCTTCATGGAATCGACATTCCTAGGCGTATGGGTGTTCGGTGAAGGACGTGTCCCCGAAAAAGTGCATCTCGCTTCGATCTGGCTCGTCGCCATCGGCTCGAACCTATCTGCACTCTGGATTCTGCTTGCGAACGGCTGGATGCAACACCCGGTCGGTTATGTGATCAACGAAGCCAACGGCCGCGCGGAACTGGTCAACTTCTTTGCTTTGATCGGCAACCCCAAAGGCTGGATCTTCTTCTGGCACACCATCTCTGATGGTTTGTTGATGGCGGCCATGGTGATCATCGCAGTCAGTGGATATCACATCTTCCGCAAACAGAATGTTGAGTTCTTCAAAAAGTCTTTCATTATCGCTTCTGTAGCTGGTCTGGTCGCCAGTGTACTGGTCTTCCTCGGCGGACACACAATGGGTCAATACATGTATGAAACCCAGCCGATGAAATTTGCGGCCATCGAAGCTCACTGGGAAACATCACAGCCCGCCGACTTCTCGCTCCTCACCATCGGTGACTTGAGCGGTAAACGCGAAGTTTGGTCAGCCAGAGTTCCAGGTGTGTTAAGCTTCCTGGCTTGTAACAACTTCACATGTGAAGTCAAAGGCGTGGACGATATCCAAAAAGAATACGAAGCGCTCTATGGTCCAGGCGATTACATTCCGCTGATGGTCGTCACCTATTGGACGTTCCGCATCATGATGACCTTCGGCTTTATCATGATCGGTATCACTGCCTTCTTCCTGTGGGCAAACATGCGTGGCGATATCACCAAAGCCAAATGGATGAAATGGGCTCCTTCCCTTCTCGTCCTTCCGTATCTTGCCAACGCCAGCGGCTGGATCCTGACCGAAATGGGACGCCAACCCTGGATCGTTCAAGGTCTGCTCAAAGTAGAAGATGCGGTTTCCCCCAATCTCACTAACGTTGACCTGCTTATTTCATTGATCGGTTACACAGCCGTGTATGGTTCGTTGGCTGTTGCGATGGTCAAGCTCATGCTCAAATATGCCAAAGCGGGCCCCGATGCCGCCATGCACGAATCCGTTGACGTTGCACCATCGCTCGTCGGCGCGGATGATTAA
- a CDS encoding cytochrome ubiquinol oxidase subunit I produces the protein MDVVTLSRIQFGVTTAFHFLFVPLTLGLVWFVAIFQTQYYRTGEERFRRMAKFWGKLFLVNFGMGIVTGLVQEFQFGMNWSEYSRFVGDIFGALLAIETMVAFFLESVFIGIWIFGEGHVSKRVHLFSIWMAAIGSLLSSIWILLASGWMHHPVGYIINPVTGNAQLVDIVALLTNPKGWLLFRHAFSAGLATAAFFLLGVSSWYIMRKKELDVFKPSFATGAVVGLIASFLLLMTGHEQGQEMRLYQPMKLAAIEAIWETEQPASFSFLTIGDLTGKQEIWSIRIPYLMSFLACNNFDCKIQGVNELQAEYEALYGPNDYIPLMVATYWSFRTMFAMGFVMLFTSAFAVLVVARNWSPKLVKWLKWMPYTIPLPFIAGVAGWVTTEMGRQPWIVQGLLTTAQAISPNLTVTNVTISLVGFTLLYGALAVVMVQLIYKFARQGTEAALTKSVDVEEPVSTDAIIFVGAQD, from the coding sequence ATGGACGTTGTCACCCTTTCCCGCATTCAGTTCGGCGTAACCACTGCATTTCACTTCCTTTTCGTTCCCCTAACGCTTGGTTTAGTCTGGTTCGTGGCTATCTTTCAAACCCAATATTATCGTACTGGCGAAGAACGTTTTCGCCGCATGGCAAAATTCTGGGGCAAATTATTCCTGGTCAATTTTGGTATGGGCATTGTGACCGGGCTTGTACAGGAGTTCCAGTTTGGCATGAATTGGTCGGAGTATTCCCGTTTTGTTGGGGATATTTTCGGCGCATTACTTGCCATTGAAACAATGGTTGCCTTCTTTCTTGAATCCGTCTTCATCGGTATCTGGATTTTTGGCGAAGGGCATGTCTCCAAAAGAGTCCACCTATTTTCAATTTGGATGGCGGCGATCGGCAGTCTCCTCTCATCCATCTGGATATTGCTCGCCAGTGGATGGATGCACCATCCTGTTGGCTATATAATCAATCCTGTAACAGGTAATGCACAACTTGTAGATATCGTCGCACTTCTCACCAATCCTAAAGGCTGGTTGCTGTTTCGTCATGCCTTTTCCGCAGGATTGGCAACCGCCGCTTTCTTCCTGCTGGGCGTAAGTTCCTGGTACATCATGCGAAAAAAGGAATTGGATGTCTTCAAGCCATCCTTCGCTACAGGTGCAGTTGTCGGATTAATCGCTTCGTTCTTATTGTTGATGACTGGTCACGAACAAGGCCAGGAAATGCGCCTTTATCAACCCATGAAACTTGCCGCAATTGAAGCCATTTGGGAAACTGAACAACCCGCCTCGTTCTCTTTTCTCACCATCGGTGACCTGACAGGCAAACAGGAAATCTGGTCGATCCGAATCCCCTACCTGATGAGCTTTCTTGCCTGCAATAACTTCGATTGCAAGATCCAAGGCGTCAATGAACTGCAGGCTGAATATGAAGCACTCTATGGTCCAAATGACTACATCCCTTTGATGGTTGCTACTTACTGGTCATTTCGTACGATGTTTGCCATGGGGTTTGTCATGCTGTTCACATCCGCATTCGCCGTTCTGGTGGTAGCACGAAATTGGTCACCTAAACTTGTAAAATGGCTAAAGTGGATGCCTTACACTATTCCTCTGCCTTTCATTGCGGGTGTGGCAGGTTGGGTCACCACCGAAATGGGACGCCAACCGTGGATCGTGCAAGGGTTGCTCACCACTGCCCAAGCCATTTCACCGAATCTCACCGTTACAAATGTCACCATCAGCCTGGTAGGTTTCACCTTGCTCTATGGCGCACTTG